In Eretmochelys imbricata isolate rEreImb1 chromosome 18, rEreImb1.hap1, whole genome shotgun sequence, one genomic interval encodes:
- the GPR153 gene encoding putative G-protein coupled receptor 153 codes for MVPPPSTMNDDQRLHNNAVAWLVCSGVSVLANAWGILSVSAKQKKWKPLEFLICTLAGTHILNIAVPITMYAAIELRRRRSDYEWSEGLCKAFVSTFYTLTLVTCFSVTSLSYHRMWMVRWPVNYRLSNTKKQAVHTVMGIWMVSFILSTLPAVGWHDTTERFYARDCRFIVTEIGLGFGVCFLLLISGSVAMGVVCTSIALFQTFSVQMGHSIDRNKFNVPAIVVEDAQGKRRSSIDGSEPIKTSLQITYLVTGIVFIYDFLMGFPILVVSFASLKSDVSYNWMVVCVLWCSVIQSLLLPLFLWACDRYRADVRSIWEKCVAIMSNDDADEETSLDGAIHTDLMYERPYDYNYGGDILALEHIAKYDFSALERGIPQVYPVRSVQENKMQYLQVPPLRRYSHDETDIWTTGQISAYLQRWGAGEDAAGLAHLLIPRHARRRSSLTSYHEEQLPYRKRRKSAESVISLKPLSREDLYKCFSKEEVVNFIDESPLASPRKSPMRSSSVSLLPEAFPPQASVRSNFPLTDFEREPQVLHRFSAQGKGCSLTVPRPLRAQEDPRCLFPGGNRDPCRGQTPFERGEAQALDSRPASSSCSESGGFRTSLSISWGEQENLQKGGSKGSTTSFLSSPSASSGYITFHSDSIGSAS; via the exons ATGGTGCCTCCACCCTCCACCATGAATGATGATCAGAGACTACACAACAATGCGGTAGCTTGGCTGGTCTGCTCGGGGGTCTCCGTTCTAGCCAACGCCTGGGGGATTCTGAGTGTAAGTGCCAAGCAGAAGAAATGGAAGCCCCTGGAGTTCCTTATCTGCACGCTGGCAGGGACTCACATCCTTAACATAGCCGTCCCCATCACTATGTACGCTGCGATCGAGCTCCGGCGGCGGCGCTCAGACTATGAATGGAGCGAAGGCCTCTGCAAGGCCTTTGTCTCCACCTTCTATACCTTAACCTTGGTCACCTGCTTCTCAGTCACCTCCCTGTCCTACCATCGGATGTGGATGGTCCGCTGGCCAGTCAATTACAG GTTGAGCAATACCAAGAAACAAGCTGTTCACACTGTGATGGGCATTTGGATGGTGTCCTTCATCCTTTCCACCTTGCCAGCAGTCGGATGGCATGACACCACCGAGCGCTTCTACGCCAGGGACTGCCGCTTCATCGTCACCGAGATCGGCCTGGGCTTCGGCGTCTGCTTCCTGCTCCTCATCAGTGGCAGTGTGGCAATGGGCGTCGTCTGCACCAGCATCGCCCTCTTCCAGACCTTCTCCGTCCAAATGGGGCACAGCATCGACAGGAACAAGTTCAACGTACCTGCCATCGTGGTGGAGGACGCGCAGGGCAAACGGCGCTCATCCATCGACGGCTCTGAGCCCATCAAGACCTCTCTGCAAATCACCTACCTGGTCACCGGGATCGTGTTCATTTATGATTTCCTGATGGGTTTTCCCATCCTG GTGGTGAGCTTTGCCAGCCTGAAGTCTGACGTGTCCTACAACTGGATGGTGGTGTGTGTTCTCTGGTGCTCGGtcatccagtccctgctccttcccctcttcctctggGCCTGTGATCGCTACCGAGCAGACGTAAGATCCATCTGGGAGAAGTGCGTGGCCATCATGTCCAACGACGACGCAGATGAAG AGACCAGCCTGGATGGTGCAATTCACACCGACCTGATGTATGAGAGGCCTTACGACTATAACTACGGCGGGGACATCTTAGCGCTGGAGCACATTGCCAAGTACGACTTCTCAGCACTGGAGAGAGGAATCCCTCAGGTGTACCCTGTGCGATCGGTGCAGGAGAACAAAATGCAGTATCTGCAG GTCCCGCCTCTGAGGCGTTATTCTCACGATGAAACGGACATTTGGACTACGGGCCAGATTTCAGCCTACCTCCAGCGCTGGGGGGCAGGCGAGGACGCGGCCGGGCTGGCCCACCTCCTCATCCCGCGGCATGCACGGAGGAGGAGCAGCCTGACCTCCTACCACGAGGAGCAGCTCCCCTACCGCAAGCGCCGGAAGTCTGCCGAGAGCGTCATCTCACTCAAGCCGCTCTCCCGCGAGGACCTGTACAAGTGCTTCAGCAAGGAGGAAGTGGTGAACTTCATTGACGAGAGccccctggccagccccaggaAAAGCCCCATGCGCTCGTCTTCCgtctccctcctccctgaggCTTTTCCGCCCCAGGCCAGCGTGCGCTCCAACTTCCCTCTGACCGACTTTGAGCGGGAGCCTCAGGTGCTGCACAGGTTCTCGGCGCAGGGGAAGGGCTGCAGCCTCACTGTGCCCAGGCCTCTGCGCGCCCAGGAGGACCCCAGGTGCCTCTTTCCTGGGGGAAACAGAGACCCCTGCAGGGGACAAACTCCCTTCGAACGAGGGGAGGCCCAGGCACTGGACAGCCGCCCAGCAAGCAGCAGCTGCTCCGAGTCAGGGGGATTTCGGACGAGTTTGAGCATCTCCTGGGGGGAGCAGGAAAATCTACAGAAAGGTGGGAGCAAAGGAAGCACCACTAGCTTTTTAAGCTCCCCTTCTGCTTCGTCTGGGTATATAACATTTCATTCCGACTCCATCGGCTCGGCCTCCTAG